The window GAACAGGAAGAACAGCCAGGCCGCCGGGCGCATGCCGGCGAAGCGCCACAGCGGGTTGTCGACGTTCATGGCCGGCCTCCGCCGTTGCCCGGTTTGAAGCGCAGGCTGTAGGTGAGCATCGCCAGCAGCACGAAGGCGAGCAGAGCGAAGGCCAGCGCCGCGCCCAGCGGCCAGTTGTGTGAGGCACCGAACTGCAGCTGGATGAGGTTGCCGATCATCAGCGTCTTACCGCCGCCGAGCAGCTCGGGAATGATGTAGTTGCCCAGCGCCGGGATGAACACCAGGATCGCCCCGGCGACTACGCCGGGCATGGCCAGCGGCACGATGATCCACTTGAGCGCCTGCCAGCGGTTGCCGCCGAGGTCGAAGGCTGCCTCCACCAGGCGCCAGTCGAGCTTCTCCAGGCTGGTGTAGATCGGCAGCACCATGAACGGCAGGTAGGTGTAGAGCAGGCCGATGATCACCGCCGCGTCGCTGTACAGCAGGCCCAGCGGTTGCGCGCTAAGGTTCAGGCCCTGCAGGCCGGCGTCGAGTAGCCCACCGTTGCGCAGCAACATCCAGGCATAGGCGCGCACCAGCAGGTTGGTCCAGAACGGCACGGTGACCAGGAACAGCAGCAGGTTGCGCTTGCGCTCGGGCTGCAGGGCCAGGTACAGCGCGGTGGGGAAGCCGATCAGCAGGCAGCCGAGGGTGGTCAGCACCGACAGCCAGAACGAGCGCTGGAAGATCTGCAGGTAGTCGGTGTTGAACACCCAGCTGTCGTCGAGATCGCGCTCGTAGAAGAAGTTGACGTAGGCGTCCGCCGAGTACTGGCCCCATTTCACCCCGCCGTAATCGCCGGACTGCAGCAGCGAGACGACGAACATGATGCCCAGCGGCAGCAGCATGAGCACCAGCAGGGTGAGCATCGCCGGGCTGCTCAGCAGCAGCCGGCGGTTGAGCTGGCGGCGCGCGGCGACGGCCTGCAGGCCACTCATTCGCTCAGCACCTTGATCGCCGTCGGCGCCACCTGCACGCGCACCTGCTCGCCTGGGGCATAGGCGCACAGCGCGCCCTCGGCGTTCTGCTGGCGCACGCGAAAGCCGCTCTGGCCGGCGACCTTGAGGTGATAGATGGTGTCGGTGCCGACATACACCACGTTCTCCACCGCGCCGACCAGTTCGCCGTTGTCGGCCAGGCGCGTGCGTTCCGGGCGGATCGCCAGGGTCACAGGCCCACGCGTGGCGCTGAAGGCGCTGAGCAGCTGGCCGTCGGCCAGGCGCACGCCGGTGCCGAGGGCCTCGCCGGCCAGGAAGTTGGTCTCGCCGATAAAGGCGGCGACCCGCCGATTGGCCGGCGCCTCGTAGATTTCCAGCGGCGTGCCGACCTGGAGGATCTGGCCCTTGTCCATCACCGCGATGCGGTCGGACATGGTCAGCGCCTCCTCCTGGTCGTGGGTGACGAAGATGAAGGTGATGCCGGTCTCGTGCTGCAGGCGCTTGAGCTCGATCTGCATGTCCTTGCGCAGCTTCTGGTCCAGCGCCGACAGCGACTCGTCGAGCAGCAGCACCTTGGGCCGGTTGGCCAGCGCGCGGGCCAGGGCGATACGCTGTTGCTGGCCGCCGGACAGCTGGTCGGCACGCCGCCCACCGACATCCGGCAGCTTCACCAGCGCCAGCATGCGCTGCACCGTCGCGCCGATCTCGGCCTTGCCCAGGCCGCGCATCTCCAGGCCGAAGGCGATGTTCTGCGCCACCGTCATGTGCGGGAACAGCGCGTAGCTCTGGAACACGGTGTTGACCGGCCGACGGAACGGCGGCAGGTCCTGCATGGCTTCGCCGTACAGGCGGATGGTGCCGGCGCTGGGCTGCTCGAAGCCGGCGATCAGGCGCAGCAGGGTGGTCTTGCCGCAGCTGGAGGGGCCGAGCAGGGTGAAGAATTCGTTGGCGTGGATGTCCAGCGAAACCTCGTCAAGCGCCTTGACCCGGTGCCCAGGCTCGCCGAACTCCATGCTGATGTGTTCGATGTTGATCGCGCTGGCCATGCTGATCCCAATCCCTAACTAGTTGTTCTTGTTGGGCTTTTCTTCTTGTGCGGAAATCCGTCCCGGCGTTCCCCGGATTCTGGCAGTGCGCCGGTGGCGGCAGAACGATAAATCCGGACAAAAGGGGACAATTGCGGCCAAGTTGCAGTGGGGCGTTGGGCTGGCGGAGCCGCCTGGGGTTTCTCCGCAGAGCCTGGGTGCTGGTGTTGGCCGCTGCTCTGGATCCCCGCCTGTGCGGGAATGACGGGGATGGGGGGGGCGCTGCTTCCGTCGTTCCCGCGGTTCGTAGGATGGGTCGAGCGCAGCGATACCCATCGGCGATTCGATGGGTATCGCAGGCTCAACCCATCCTACGGGCTGGATTCCTGCCAGCGGAGGAATGCCGAGCCGAAGGATTGCTTTCCGCCGCACCCTCGTCCCCGCGCAGGCGGGGAGCCAGTGAGGCCGTAGCCCGGATGCAATCCGGGGGGCCATCCCGGATGGCATCCGGGCTACGAAATGCTGAGGGCGGATGCCTCGTTCAGCGCCGGTACAGGCTCGGTGTCTGCCCGCTCCAGCGCTGGAAGGCGTGGCGGAAGCTGGCGGTTTCGCTGTAGCGGAGCTGCTCGGCGATCAGGTAGATCGGCAGGTCAGTCTGCATCAGCAACTGCCGCGCCTTGTCATAGCGCACCTCGTCGAGCAGGCGCTGGTAGCTGGTGTTCATCCGCTGCAGATGCCGGCGCAGGGTGCGTGCGCTGCGGTGCAGCTGGCCGGCGACGCGCTCCAGGCTGCCGGCTTCGCGCAGGTTGCTGGCCAGGTGCTGGCGGATCTGGCCGAGCACGTCGTGGCCGTTGTTCAGCTGGGCGTCGAGCTTCAGGCATTGCTGCAGGCCATGGTGGCAGGTCACCGGGTCGGCCAGTGGCAGCTCGCGATTGAGCAGCGCGGCGTCGAAGCACAGAGCGTTGCGCGACGCACCGAACTCGGTCGGGCAGCCGAGCTTGTCGCCGTAGGCCAGGGCGTGCAACGGCGGCCGGTAGGCCAGCAGCAGACGGCGCGGGCGCAGCGCCTGGCCGAGCAGGTCCTGGACCACGGTGAGCAGTGAGGTCAGGCACAGCTCGGTGTTGAGCACCGTCAGTTCCGGCGCATAGCGGTAGCCGACGGCGACCAGGCGCGCCTCGTCGCCGTCCTCTTCCAGGCTCAGCTTGAAATAGGTGCCGAGCAGTGCCGGGTGGACCAGGGCCAGCTGCAGCGCCTCGCGCAGGCTGCGGCTGGCGAGCATGGTGTAGCCGAGGATGCCGTAGGCCGAGACATGCATGCGCAGGCCGAGGGTCAGGCCCAGCGCCGGGTCGCGGGTATGCTGCAGGGCGTTGGCGAACACCCGCAGCTCCTGGGCGTGGCTGATCAGCTTGTCCGGGGTATCCAGATCGGCGCGGCGCAGGCCGCTGTCCTGCAGCAGGCGCTCGCAGGGTGCGCTGTCAGCGAGCTGGCTGACGGCCAGGGCGATGGTGTGCAGCGTGGTGAGGGCGCGCTCTTCCGCACGCAATGCCGAGGTCATGGTCTTCCTCTGGTTCGTCCCTGAGTGGCAGTTGTTAAGCTTCGCTTCAGTCTGCTTGTGTTATTTCTAGACGATTCTGTCCCGCTGAGCTTGCCCGCATGCGCCGATTGCTGACTCCGAAACGCCTGCTCTGGGCCCTGCTGATCGGCGTGCTGCTGCTGGCGGCGCTGACCGCCCAGGAGTTTCGCCTGTTCGAGCGGGCCTGGTTTCCGGTGCAGGAATGGCGGCATGCGGCCAAGTGGCGCGGCGAGTCGATCTGGTTGCCGGACTATCGGGTGGCGATCGAGGCCCTGCCGATCGCGGGCCTGAGCGACCTGTCGGCGCTGGCCTACGACCCCGAGCGCAAGACCCTATTCACGGTCACCAACAAGAACTCGCAGCTCATCGAGTTGTCGCTCACCGGCCAGGTGCTGCGGCGCATTCCGCTGCAGGGCTTCGGCGACCCGGAGGCCATCGAGTACATCGGTCCAGGGCTCTATGTGATCACCGACGAGCGCGCGCAGCGGCTGATCAAGGTGCGCCTCGGCGAGGGCGAGGCACCGGTGAGTGCCGCGGCCACCGAACAGCTGACGCTGGGTATCGGCATGAATGGCAACAAGGGCTTCGAGGGCCTGGCCTATGATGCCGCCGGGCAGCGGCTGTTCGTCGCCAAGGAGCGCGACCCGGTACGCATCTATGAGGTGCACGGCTTTCCGCAACTCAACCCGGAGCTGCCCTACGCGGTGCATGTGGTGGACGACCCGGCGCGCGACGCCCGGTTGTTCGTCCGCGACCTCTCCAGCCTCGACTACGACGCGCGCACCGGCCATCTGCTGGCGCTGTCCGACGAGTCGCGGCTGGCGCTGGAGCTGAATGGCGACGGCCGGCCGATCAGCAGCCTGTCGCTGCTGCGCGGCCAGCATGGCCTGCGGCGTTCGGTGCCGCAGGCCGAAGGCATCACCATGGACGATGCCGGCACTATCTACCTGGTCAGCGAGCCGAACCTGTTCTACGTGTTCCGCAAACAGGCCGACTGATCAGCTCTCGTCGACCAGCGCGGCGCCCGGCGCGCTGCTGATCACCGACTGGATGCCGGCGTCACGGCTGGTGGCGCTGGCGTACATCTGGCTCTGGCCGACCACCTGGCCGTTGCTGGCCTTGAGCACGAAGTAGGGCTTGCCGCCGCTACCGTCCTTGGCTTCGAAGGCGCCGTCGCGCGCGACGTTTTTGCGCACCGACTCGATGCCGTTCAGCGCCGAGTCCTTGGCCTTGTACAGCTCGCTGGTGAGGATGATCTCACCGTTGCCGGCGAGCAGGTTGAAGTGGAACTGGCCGTCTTTGGCCTTTTTCAGATGGAATTTTCCGGCCATCGGGGGTCTCCTGGCGTAATGGGCTGGCGCGCCTCGGGCTGAGCTGGCGCCATCCCCAGTAACGCTAGACGACTCCGCCGGGCGCGGGCCGGCAGCCGATCAGCGGCGCAGGGTCTTCACGCCTTCAGGCGTGCCGAGCAGCAGCAGGTCGGCCGGGCGCGCGGCGAACAGGCCGTTGGTGACCACCCCGACTATGGCGTTGATCTGCGCTTCCAGCTCCAGCGGATTGACGATGCTGAGGTTGTGCACATCGAGGATGACGTTGCCGTTGTCGGTCAGCACGCCCTCGCGATACACCGGGTCGCCGCCGAGTTTGACCAGCTGGCGGGCGACGTGGCTGCGCGCCATCGGGATCACCTCCACCGGCAGCGGGAAGGCGCCGAGCACCGGCACCAGCTTGCTGGCGTCGGCGATGCAGATGAAGGTCTTGGCCACTGCGGCGACGATTTTCTCGCGGGTCAGCGCGGCGCCGCCGCCCTTGATCAGGTTCAGGTGCGCGTCGCTCTCGTCGGCGCCGTCGATGTAAAACTCCAGTTCGCTGACCGTGTTCAGCTCGTACACCGGGATGCCGTGGCCCTTGAGACGCGCGGCGGTGGCTTGCGAGCTGGCGACGGCGCCGTCAAATTCGGCCTTGTGCTTGGCCAGGGCGTCGATGAAGCAGTTGGCGGTGGAGCCGGTACCGACGCCGACCACGCTCTTGCTGTCGAGCCGGGGAAGAATGAAGTCGACGGCGGCCTGGGCGACGGCCTGCTTGAGCTGATCCTGGGTCATGAGCGGATTTCCGGGCGGGATGACAGGGGGCGAATTATAGCGGCACCGCCCTCCAGACCGCGTGAAAACTACTGCGCTCGGTCATGCTGCGTTAAAAACAGGCTCAGAATGCTCATTTACCGCTCGTAAGCTGCGCTTCTTCGCCTGTTTTTGCCTGGCCTGACCTTCGCTCGCTACGTTTTCACACGGCCTGGCTGCGCCAAGGTTGGCTTGCCAAGCGACGGCCGGGGTAGACTGCCGGCTTCCCGCAATTCCGCCAGCGATACCGCCATGCTCGAACAGTACATCAAGAAGACTCTCACCTCGCGCGTCTACGACGTCGCGGTGGAAACCCCGCTGCAGCCTGCGCGCCAGCTGTCCGAACGGCTGAACAACCAGATTCTGCTCAAGCGCGAGGATCTGCAGCCGGTGTACTCGTTCAAGATTCGCGGCGCCTACAACAAGCTGGCGCAGCTGACTGCCGAGGAGCGCGCGCGCGGGGTGGTCACCGCCTCGGCCGGCAACCACGCCCAGGGCGTGGCGCTGGCGGCCAAGCAACTGGGGGTCAAGGCCACCATCGTCATGCCGCGCACCACCCCGGAGCTCAAGGTCCAGGGCGTGCGTGCCCGCGGCGGCAAGGCGGTGCTGCACGGCGATGCCTTCCCCGAGGCGCTGGCGTACTCGCTGAAACTGGTCGAGGAAAAGGGCTACGTCTATATCCACCCCTACGACGACCCGGACGTGATCGCCGGCCAGGGTACGGTGGCGATGGAAATCCTCTGGCAGCACCCGGGCCAGCTGGACGCCATCTTCGTGCCGGTCGGCGGCGGCGGTCTGATCGCCGGGATCGCCGCCTACGTCAAATACCTGCGCCCGGAAATCAAGGTGATCGGCGTCGAGCCGGACGATTCCAACTGCCTGCAGGCGGCGATGGCCGCCGGTGAGCGGGTGGTGCTGCCGCAGGTCGGGCTGTTCGCCGACGGCGTGGCGGTGGCGCAGATCGGCCAGCATACCTTCGACATCTGCCGCCAGTACGTGGACGAGGTGATCACCGTCTGCAGCGACGAGATCTGCGCGGCGATCAAGGACATCTACGACGACACCCGCTCGATCACCGAGCCGGCCGGCGCCCTGGCGGTGGCCGGGATCAAGAAGTACGTCGAGCGCGAGGGCGCTAGCGGCCAGGTGCTGGTGGCCATCGATTCCGGTGCCAACATCAACTTCGACCGTCTGCGCCATGTCGCCGAGCGCGCCGAACTGGGCGAGAAGCGCGAGGCGATCATCGCCGTGACCATCCCCGAGCAGCCGGGCAGCTTCAAGGCCTTCTGCGAGGCGATCGGCAAACGCCAGATCACCGAGTTCAACTACCGCTATCACACCAACAAGGAAGCGCACATCTTCGTCGGCGTGCAGACCCACCCGGAGAACGACCCGCGCGCGAAGCTGGTGGCCAGCCTGCGCGAGCAGGGCTTCCCGGTGCTCGACCTGACCGATAACGAGCTGGCCAAGCTGCATATCCGCCACATGGTTGGCGGTCACGCGGCGCGGGTCAGCGACGAGGTGGTGTACCGCTTCGAGTTCCCCGAGCGGCCGGGCGCCTTGTTCAACTTCCTGCAAAAGCTCGGCGGACGCTGGAACATCTCGATGTTCCACTACCGCAACCACGGCGCCGCCGACGGCCGCGTGGTCGCCGGCCTGCAGGTGCCGGCCGAGGAGCGCCAGCTGGTGCCGGCGGCGCTGCGGGAGATCGGCTACCCCTATTGGGACGAGAGCGACAACCCGGCCTACCAGCTCTTCCTTGGTTAACGGAGCACAGTGATGGAACACTACCAACTGCTGAAGTACGCCCACCTGATTCCCGCCGTGCTGGTCTTGGCGGGCTTCATCGCCCACAGCTTCATGCTGTGGAAGGCGCACCGCTCGGGCGACGCCGCCGTGCTGACCCGCAAGCTGCGTCTCACCCGGCTGTACAGCCTGCCCGCCATGGGCCTGGTGGCGCTGAGCCTGCCGGTCAGCGGCTGGTGGCTGGTGCACACCCTGGGCCTGCCGCTGGGCGCCAGCTGGCTGCTCTTCAGCGCCTGCCTGTTCGCTCTGCTGGTGCTGTTCGGCCTGCTTCTGCACGGCCGCCTCGGGGCCTGGCAGGAGGTGGTGGGCGGCGCGGTTCCGGCCAGGCTGCTGCGCTTCGTGGTCGCCTACGCGGCGTTGGCGCTGATCCTGTTGCTGGCGATCTTCGCCCTGATGGGCGCCAAGCCGGCCTGAGGCCTTGCCGGCGGGAAGGCTTTCAGCGCAGCGAAATAACCGGCCAGCCGCGCGCGGTGGCGGTGGCGCGCAGCACCTCGTCCGGATCCACCGCCACCGGGTTGGCCACGATTTCCAGCAAGGGCAGATCGTTGCGCGAGTCGCTGTAGAAATAGCTGCCTGCCAGGCTCAGCCCGGTTTCCTCCAGCCACTGGTTCAGGCGTACCACCTTGCCCTGCTGGTAGCAGGGGATGCCGCTGATCTGTCCGGTGTAGCGGCCGCCCTGCATGCCGCATTCGGTGGCCAGCAGGGTCCCGACGCCCAGGCGCGCGGCGATGGGGGCGGTGACGAAGCGGTTAGTGGCGGTGATGATCACCAGCTGGTCGCCTGCGGCGCGGTGCTCTTCCAGCAAGGCTTCGCCCTTGGCCAGGATCATCGGCTCTATCACTTCCTGCATGAACTCGCGGTGCCACTCGGCCAGTTGCCGCATGTCGGTGCGGCCGAGGATCGCCTGGCTGAAGTTCTGGTAGGCCACCACGTCCAGCTTGCCGGCGCAGTAGTCGGCATAGAAGGCATCATTGCGCGCCTCGTACTCGGCGGCATCCACCAGGCCGCGCCGGCAGATGAAGTCGCCCCAACTGTGGTCGCTGTCGCCAGCCAAGAGGGTGTTGTCGAGGTCGAATAAAGCCAGGCGCACGGTGCTCGCTCACTGCAATAACGGAAAAGGCGCACAGAATACGGGCTTTTCCGCGGCCTGCCCATAAGCCCGGGAAGCCGCGTTGCTGCTGTCACAACCTTTATGGAACAATGCCGGAACATGCGTTTGCGAGGTTGTGTGCCGTGATCGATTCCGATGGTTTTCGCCCGAATGTCGGCATCATTCTGACCAATGACATCGGTCAGGTACTCTGGGCCCGGCGGATTAATCAAGATGCCTGGCAATTTCCGCAGGGCGGGATCAACGCGCAGGAAACGCCGGAACAGGCGCTGTACCGCGAGTTGAACGAAGAAGTCGGCCTCGAAGCGGGCGACGTGCAAATTCTTGCCTGTACCCGTGGCTGGTTGCGCTATCGTCTGCCGCAGCGTCTGGTCCGCACCCACAGCCAGCCGCTGTGCATCGGCCAGAAGCAGAAGTGGTTCCTGCTGCGGCTGAAGTCCGCCGAAGACCGGGTGCGCATGGACGTGACCGGCAAGCCGGAGTTCGACGACTGGCGCTGGGTCAGCTATTGGTACCCGCTGGGCCAGGTGGTGACATTCAAGCGCGAGGTCTACCGCCGCGCCCTCAAGGAATTAGCGCCGCGCCTGCTGGCGCGCGACTGACAAACGGAGTTCGACCCCGAGCCATGCTCAATACGCTGCGCAAGATCGTCCAGGAAGTAAACGCCGCCAAGGATCTCAAAGCGGCGTTGGCGATCATTGTGCGGCGGGTCAAGGAGGCCATGGGCAGCCAGGTCTGCTCGGTCTACTTGCTCGATCCGGAAACCGGGCGCTTCGTGCTGATGGCCACCGAAGGCCTCAACAAGCGCGCGATCGGCAAGGTCAGCATGGCGCCGAGCGAGGGCCTGGTCGGCCTGGTCGGCACCCGCGAGGAACCGCTCAACCTCGAGCACGCCTCGGAGCACCCGCGCTACCGCTATTTCCCGGAAACCGGCGAGGAGCGCTATGCCTCCTTTCTCGGCGCGCCGATCATCCACCACCGGCGGGTGATGGGTGTGCTGGTGGTGCAGCAGAAGGAGCGCCGCCAGTTCGACGAGGGCGAAGAAGCTTTCCTGGTGACCATGAGCGCGCAGCTCGCCGGGGTCATCGCCCATGCCGAGGCGACCGGCTCGATCCGTGGCCTCGGCCGCCAGGGCAAGGGCATTCAGGAGGCCAAGTTCGTCGGCGTCGCCGGCTCGCCGGGCGCCGCCATCGGCACCGCGCTGGTGGTGTTGCCGCCGGCCGACCTGGAAGTGGTGCCGGACAAGCCGGTCGACGACATCGACGCCGAGCTGCAGCTGTTCCATAACGCCCTCGAGGGCGTGCGCACCGACATGCGCCAGCTGTCGGCCAAGCTGGCCACCCAGCTGCGCCCGGAAGAGCGCGCGTTGTTCGACGTCTACCTGATGATGCTCGACGACGCCGCCCTCGGCAGCGAAGTGACCAAGATCATTAAGACCGGCCAGTGGGCCCAGGGTGCCCTGCGCCAGGTGGTTAACGAGCACGTCACACGCTTCGAGCTGATGGACGACGCCTACCTGCGCGAGCGCGCCGCCGACGT is drawn from Pseudomonas cavernae and contains these coding sequences:
- a CDS encoding ABC transporter permease; amino-acid sequence: MSGLQAVAARRQLNRRLLLSSPAMLTLLVLMLLPLGIMFVVSLLQSGDYGGVKWGQYSADAYVNFFYERDLDDSWVFNTDYLQIFQRSFWLSVLTTLGCLLIGFPTALYLALQPERKRNLLLFLVTVPFWTNLLVRAYAWMLLRNGGLLDAGLQGLNLSAQPLGLLYSDAAVIIGLLYTYLPFMVLPIYTSLEKLDWRLVEAAFDLGGNRWQALKWIIVPLAMPGVVAGAILVFIPALGNYIIPELLGGGKTLMIGNLIQLQFGASHNWPLGAALAFALLAFVLLAMLTYSLRFKPGNGGGRP
- a CDS encoding ABC transporter ATP-binding protein; amino-acid sequence: MASAINIEHISMEFGEPGHRVKALDEVSLDIHANEFFTLLGPSSCGKTTLLRLIAGFEQPSAGTIRLYGEAMQDLPPFRRPVNTVFQSYALFPHMTVAQNIAFGLEMRGLGKAEIGATVQRMLALVKLPDVGGRRADQLSGGQQQRIALARALANRPKVLLLDESLSALDQKLRKDMQIELKRLQHETGITFIFVTHDQEEALTMSDRIAVMDKGQILQVGTPLEIYEAPANRRVAAFIGETNFLAGEALGTGVRLADGQLLSAFSATRGPVTLAIRPERTRLADNGELVGAVENVVYVGTDTIYHLKVAGQSGFRVRQQNAEGALCAYAPGEQVRVQVAPTAIKVLSE
- a CDS encoding AraC family transcriptional regulator translates to MTSALRAEERALTTLHTIALAVSQLADSAPCERLLQDSGLRRADLDTPDKLISHAQELRVFANALQHTRDPALGLTLGLRMHVSAYGILGYTMLASRSLREALQLALVHPALLGTYFKLSLEEDGDEARLVAVGYRYAPELTVLNTELCLTSLLTVVQDLLGQALRPRRLLLAYRPPLHALAYGDKLGCPTEFGASRNALCFDAALLNRELPLADPVTCHHGLQQCLKLDAQLNNGHDVLGQIRQHLASNLREAGSLERVAGQLHRSARTLRRHLQRMNTSYQRLLDEVRYDKARQLLMQTDLPIYLIAEQLRYSETASFRHAFQRWSGQTPSLYRR
- a CDS encoding SdiA-regulated domain-containing protein, giving the protein MRRLLTPKRLLWALLIGVLLLAALTAQEFRLFERAWFPVQEWRHAAKWRGESIWLPDYRVAIEALPIAGLSDLSALAYDPERKTLFTVTNKNSQLIELSLTGQVLRRIPLQGFGDPEAIEYIGPGLYVITDERAQRLIKVRLGEGEAPVSAAATEQLTLGIGMNGNKGFEGLAYDAAGQRLFVAKERDPVRIYEVHGFPQLNPELPYAVHVVDDPARDARLFVRDLSSLDYDARTGHLLALSDESRLALELNGDGRPISSLSLLRGQHGLRRSVPQAEGITMDDAGTIYLVSEPNLFYVFRKQAD
- a CDS encoding YegP family protein → MAGKFHLKKAKDGQFHFNLLAGNGEIILTSELYKAKDSALNGIESVRKNVARDGAFEAKDGSGGKPYFVLKASNGQVVGQSQMYASATSRDAGIQSVISSAPGAALVDES
- the rpiA gene encoding ribose-5-phosphate isomerase RpiA encodes the protein MTQDQLKQAVAQAAVDFILPRLDSKSVVGVGTGSTANCFIDALAKHKAEFDGAVASSQATAARLKGHGIPVYELNTVSELEFYIDGADESDAHLNLIKGGGAALTREKIVAAVAKTFICIADASKLVPVLGAFPLPVEVIPMARSHVARQLVKLGGDPVYREGVLTDNGNVILDVHNLSIVNPLELEAQINAIVGVVTNGLFAARPADLLLLGTPEGVKTLRR
- the ilvA gene encoding threonine ammonia-lyase, biosynthetic codes for the protein MLEQYIKKTLTSRVYDVAVETPLQPARQLSERLNNQILLKREDLQPVYSFKIRGAYNKLAQLTAEERARGVVTASAGNHAQGVALAAKQLGVKATIVMPRTTPELKVQGVRARGGKAVLHGDAFPEALAYSLKLVEEKGYVYIHPYDDPDVIAGQGTVAMEILWQHPGQLDAIFVPVGGGGLIAGIAAYVKYLRPEIKVIGVEPDDSNCLQAAMAAGERVVLPQVGLFADGVAVAQIGQHTFDICRQYVDEVITVCSDEICAAIKDIYDDTRSITEPAGALAVAGIKKYVEREGASGQVLVAIDSGANINFDRLRHVAERAELGEKREAIIAVTIPEQPGSFKAFCEAIGKRQITEFNYRYHTNKEAHIFVGVQTHPENDPRAKLVASLREQGFPVLDLTDNELAKLHIRHMVGGHAARVSDEVVYRFEFPERPGALFNFLQKLGGRWNISMFHYRNHGAADGRVVAGLQVPAEERQLVPAALREIGYPYWDESDNPAYQLFLG
- a CDS encoding DUF2269 family protein is translated as MEHYQLLKYAHLIPAVLVLAGFIAHSFMLWKAHRSGDAAVLTRKLRLTRLYSLPAMGLVALSLPVSGWWLVHTLGLPLGASWLLFSACLFALLVLFGLLLHGRLGAWQEVVGGAVPARLLRFVVAYAALALILLLAIFALMGAKPA
- a CDS encoding HAD family hydrolase, which gives rise to MRLALFDLDNTLLAGDSDHSWGDFICRRGLVDAAEYEARNDAFYADYCAGKLDVVAYQNFSQAILGRTDMRQLAEWHREFMQEVIEPMILAKGEALLEEHRAAGDQLVIITATNRFVTAPIAARLGVGTLLATECGMQGGRYTGQISGIPCYQQGKVVRLNQWLEETGLSLAGSYFYSDSRNDLPLLEIVANPVAVDPDEVLRATATARGWPVISLR
- a CDS encoding RNA pyrophosphohydrolase; translated protein: MIDSDGFRPNVGIILTNDIGQVLWARRINQDAWQFPQGGINAQETPEQALYRELNEEVGLEAGDVQILACTRGWLRYRLPQRLVRTHSQPLCIGQKQKWFLLRLKSAEDRVRMDVTGKPEFDDWRWVSYWYPLGQVVTFKREVYRRALKELAPRLLARD